Part of the Sulfitobacter donghicola DSW-25 = KCTC 12864 = JCM 14565 genome, TGGTCTTGGATGAGGGCGCGATCGTCGAAGACCTAGGAATGGGTGAATTTGCGGCCCAAGCACGCCACCCGCTTTCACGCGCCTATATCGATAGGTTTTGACAGGCCTTGTTGTTCTACAAAGCTTAGGTGGGGCAATTGTTTGTGATTTGGTCCATTCGCCAAAAGCCATGCCGTGAAACCCCTCAAGGGGATGGTTCACCATGACCTGAGTGCCCTGAGCCCCTAAAGCGCCTTCAATTTTGTGTAGAGACCGCCCAACAAAAAGGACGGACAAATCAAGGCACGCTTCATGCGGTTGCTCACAGCCCAGCCAATGACACGTCGGGAATGCAAATCCAGGATCACGGCTAGAGACAGCCAACCCTCTCGGGTCCAAACATAGCTGATGTCCATTGCCGGACAGGGTATTGCGAAGCAATGTTCCGAGAGGGGCAGCCCATTTCTGGTTTGGTCGACCTGCCGTGAAGTCTCGACCCAGTAAGTTTGGCGCAATGTTGAACTGGTGATCGCTGTCAGTGGTCACCCTGTGTTTGCGGGTCCTGACGGCTGATATGCGCAAGCGTGATCAAGTCAGACCGCTGTCGGCGACTGGCAGGGCGGCTGCGGAAGGCACGCAATCCACGACTGCTGAAATTTAAAACCTCGCACAGGCGTGCCGTTGAAAACTCAGCGCAATGTTCTTCAGCGAACCTAAACCTCATGCCTTTTGGCTCGCGAAGAAGCCGGTTGCCTTTTAAAAGATATCCCTCTCCTCCTTGAGAATGCGGTTCTCGCGCCGAAGCCGATCATTCTCTTTGGCGAGATCCAAATCCTTTTTCGACACCACATCCGTGCCCCGATGCGCTGTGATCAATTTGCTCAGCGTCGACATGCCAACGCCCACCGTTTCGGGACATTGCTGCGCAATACCCTGCCGGGCAATGGATCATCAGCCACCTGCCTACGTGTTAGCCCACTGCTCAGCGCAAAACGAACCGCACCTTCCCTGAACTCGTCCGTTCGTTTCAGTCCCCGTTGTTGCTGTAAATGCTATCAAAGGAGCAGCATCAAACCGCGACAGGTTCACTAATGCCGCACAGGTCATTGAGTACTACGCGACTGTTTCGCCAAGTGAATCTGAAGCAATTTTGGCCAAGCTAGAAGCCGCTGTGGAGCGTGAAAACACGCTCTACTTGTCAGCGCCCCCGATAGGGTAAAGAGAGGAGAGAGTTAAGTGCTTGAAAGTAAATGGAGGCGAGTACCGGAATCGAACCGGTGTACACGGATTTGCAATCCAGAAAGAGCGCGAGCGAAAACAAGGGCTTAAGGGTGCAAAACACCCCCTGACAAAAAGTGAACAAAATGCGAAAGTTTCAACGCCAAATTCGCCGGTTCAAAACGAAAAAGGCCCCGTCACAGCGGCAACTGTGAACCGGGGCCAAATAGAAAAAGCCTGTCAGCTTTCGCACCATATTAGCATGGGCCAGCGGCGCACCGCAAACGCTCAGTCGGCTTTTTCGCAACCTCTGACCGGTGAGGTGATCCATTGAGCTGGCGCATCGCAAACGAATGCGCCGAGCGCCGCTTTGGCAGCGCCGCACGCAAGCAGATCATCATGTTCCTGGCCGACAAGGCGAGCGATGACGGTTCGGGCATCTGGTGTTCCAAAGGGACGATCCAGCGCCACACGGAGCTCAGCGAGAGCACGGTGAAGCGCACCATCATCGACTTCCTGCGCGAAGGCATTCTGATCGAGACAGGGCGACGGCAGTGCAAGAACGGTTACACCGTCATTTACCGCATTGTTCTGGAGCGCGTGGCCGCGCTCGAACCCACGGCTGAGCCCGATATTGAGACGGGGGTCACTGTGAACCCCGTCCAGCCTGAACCCGGTACGGGGTCCACGGTGAACGGGGTACGGGGTTCACGGTGGACCCCAAACCATCCTAAAACCATCCATAAACCACCTACGCGCAGGCGCGAGGCGGCGGAAGAGGTTGAAGATCTTGAAGCTGAGAAGATCCTGGCAAACTATCCCGAAGACAGGATCCGAGACCGACGAACTACGTCGCGCCTGATCGCAGCCGCCGTGAAGGCCGGAGCAAAGCCCGATGACTTGCAGCAGGCGGTCAAAGCCTATGCGAAGGGAACCGAGGGCTACACACGCAGCAAGGTCTGTTTCTCGGACAATTGGTTCAAGATGCGCCGATGGGAGAAGGGGCTTGCCCAGGTGCAGGCGGACCGTGAGAAGGCGCGAGAGGCCGAAGCCAAAGGTCGCGCTAGCCTCGCCGAGTGGATCCGTGAACGCCACCCCCTTTGCCGCCACATTACAAGCCGACAGATCGAGGGCTTGATTGTGTCAAAGTTGGTGACGCCTGAGCAGGTGCGCGCTGCGGGGCTGCAGGCATAAGTGCGACTCGATTGTTACGCCATGGCGTAAAAAGTAGATATTTACGTTGCAGCGTAATTTGTTTTAATTTACGCTGTGCCGTAAAAGGAGCCACATCATGGACCTCACTGCACGAACGGCCGAGCAGATCGGCGAGGCACTTCGCCGGACGCGCAAAGCGCGCGGCTGGACCCAAAGCGATATCAGTGCGCGCACGAATTTGCGCGTCGCGACGATTTCGTCGCTGGAGAATGGCGACGCGGGAGCCAAGCTCGCCACGGTGCTCGCTGTCATGGCGGCACTTGGGCTTGAGTTCCGATTGGTGGAGCGCGGTGGCTCGCTTGAGATTGAGGATATCTTCTGATGGCGAAACGCGGGCGTAGCGGCACGATGCAGGTGCTTCTGAACGGACGGTTGGTGGGGGCTTTGCGTCTCGCTGGTTCAGGCGCAATCAGCTTCACCTATGATCCGGACTGGCTGTCGTGGGAACATGCCATGCCCATCTCGTTATCACTGCCTTTGCGCGAAGAGGCGCACCAAGGCGGCCCTGTCATTGCCTACCTCGAAAACCTGCTTCCGGACAATCAGGCGATACGTGAGCGCGTCGCTGCCCGGGTGCGCGCAGGCGGCACGGATGCGTGGCACATGCTGGAGAAGATCGGGCGCGATTGCGTAGGGGCGTTGCAGTTCGTCTCAGGTGAGGTCCCCGAGGTTGGCCCACTCGAGGGAGAGCCCGTAACTGAGGCGCAGATTGCTGATATGCTGCGCAACCTCGCGAGCGCTCCGCTGGGCTTGGATGAGGCAGACGACTTCCGCATTTCGATCGCTGGGGCGCAGGAGAAAACAGCGCTGCTGCGCCACGAGGGAACGTGGATCCGTCCATCGGGGCTTACCCCCACAACCCATATCCTCAAGACGCAGCTTGGCGTTCTGCCCGCAGGGATCGATTTGTCCGACAGCGTTGAGAACGAGTATTTCTGTATGAGCTTTTGCCGTGCCATGGGCATGGATGTCGCGGTGGTCGAGATTGCTGATTTTGAAGACGTGCGCAGCCTTGTTGTGACGCGGTTCGATCGGCGTTGGACCAAGGATGGCCGCTTGATCCGCCTCCCGCAGGAAGACTTTTGCCAAGCGCTCACAGTTCCGCCAAGCCAGAAATACCAAATGGATGGCGGGCCGGGGATCACCGAAGGAATCGGGTTGCTGACTGGCAGTGATGACCCCGAGGCGGATCAGCGCGTGTTTTTCCGCACGCAGGTGCTGTTTTGGCTTTTGGGAGCGACGGACGGGCACGCCAAGAATTTCAGCATCGCATTGCGCCCCGGCGGGTTCCGCATGACCCCGCTCTACGATGTGCTGAGCGCTCAGAAAGCCGTTGATGACGGTCAAATCCGTCAGAACCGAATGCGCCTCGCGATGGCCGTCGACGGCCACTACCGGATAAACGAAGTAGTGCCGCGTCATTTCCTGCAGGCTGCGAAGGCGGCAGGTTTTGGTGTGGCGCTGGCGGAAGAGGTCTTGTCGGGCGTCGCGTCTGAGCTTGAACCCGCCTTGGACAAGACACTAGCAGACCTGCCGGATGGGTTTCCACAGCCACTGGCAGATGCCATTGCTGCTGGCATACGACGTCGGGCGATTGCCTTTCATGCCGTATGACCCGCAGATCATATTTCCGTTTTATGGTCGGTAGATCATATTTACTGTGAGCAATCTGCAGGCCCAGTACAGTAGTTGCAGCGTTCCAGGACAGCTTTGACGGGCCAGCTCAGAGATTGAGGGCCAAACTCAGATCCTCAACGCCGTGTTTCTGATTGCTGAACATAAGCTGGCAGCCGTGCCAGACGCGGTGCAAGCACCGCTTCAACAAGAAAATTCCCCTGCGCCAGCGCATTCCTCGCGAGGCAATTTTCCCGCTGACATCCCCTTGGTGCCCGCTTTGGCCATGTTCATCGAAACACTCAAAGTGAGGATTGAAAATTGGCTACGCAAACTCTGAAACTGAACGTCAAATCCGGCGAAAAAGACGGCAAGAACTTCTGGGACCGCTGCGGTGTCCTCTTCGTCAACACCGACGACAGCGGCAACATTACCTCAATCAACGTCAAATACAGCATGTTCCCCAACGTCGAGATGGTCGCCTTTCCACGCCGCGATGACGATCCCGTCACCGAATGACCTCAGCGCTAGGGCGGGCATTCCGCCCTAGCTTTTGGGCAAAGCCTCACGAAACCAAGTCGAGAAAGGGCTTTTCATTGAAAATTCATTGGCCTGACGACCGAAGTTGGGCTGGTCGAACGCTGGATTTTCGGCGACAATCTAGGCGTGTGTGCCAGTTCGAGTCGGGCTATGGCTCGATTTATTACAGCGCCATTTAGTTGCAGAAAGTCATTTGGGAGCCAGAACGATTTCAAGTTCGCTAGCAAACGAAAGTCAAAAGCGTGCGATCGGATGCTCAGATGGGCCAGTCTTAATTATTGCAGGCCCAGGTTCCGGAAAAACGTACACCCTTGTGGAACGCGTTGTGGCGTTGATCGAGGCCGGACAAGCCACGGCTGAATCTCTTTTGGTCGTAACTTTCACAGAAAAAGCGGCTCAAGAGCTAACAACCCGCATTTCGAACCGATTGATGTCTGCCGGGCTTAGTTTCAACGTCAACGAGATGTACATTGGCACGTTTCATTCTTTGTGCCTCCGCATCTTAAAGGATCATAGCGAATTCACGAGGTTAAAGCGCAGTTTCAATCTTCTTGACCAATTTGATCAGCAATATTTCCTCTACCAACGTCTCAGAGAGTTCAAGGGCATCGATGGAATCACCGATTTAATTGGCGAAGACCGGTCTGGACGTTGGTATCAATCGACGCAGCTCCTAAAGTGGCTGAACAAAGTCACAGAAGAGACGCTGGACATCAAGGCGCTCGAAGGCTCAGAACAAGCGTCACTTCAGGCGCTTGCCGAGTGTTTCGCGACCTATCAGCACCTATTGGAAGAGGCGAATGCGCTCGATTTTTCGGGCATTCAGTTCGAGGCTTTGCGGTTGTTGAAGGATCACCCCGGTGTCTTAGAGAGCCTGAAATCCAAGTTTTCCCACCTTATGGTCGATGAGTACCAGGACACGAACACGATCCAGGAGCAGATACTTTTCCACTTGGCCGGTGACACAAAAAACCTGTGCGTCGTGGGCGACGATGATCAGGGTTTGTACCGGTTTCGCGGCGCGACTATTCGGAATATTCTTGAGTACCCCAGCAATTTTGCGAAGGGCGAATGTGAACAAGTATCCCTTACGGTAAACTATCGCTCTGACCCGAAAATTATCGACTTCTACAACTCATGGATCGCTGATGAAGAATGGAGCGATAAGGACGCGCAATACCGGTATGACAAGGTTATCGAACCGCGCCCCGATGATTTTGCGGACGTCAGCTCGGTTCTGAAAATCACCCAAACTGACGACAATGACTTTCAGGATGAGGTCTACGAGTTCCTGCGCCACCTCGAGGCGTCTGGTGAACTGACAGACTGGAACCAAGTCGCATTTCTGTTCCGGTCCGTGAAAAACGACAAGGTGCTCGCGCTCGCCCGGCACCTCGAGTCCAACGGTATTCCGGTCTACTCGCCGCGCTCCAACCTCTATTTTGAGCGCGAAGAGATCAGGTTGATGATCGGTGCGCTGATCTTCCTGTTTCCGCAGTTTGCAGATGTTCGGCAGGAACGGGCGGACCTCGAGATGCGCGTGTGGGAATACTACGATGAGCAGTGTTTCAAACTGTTCGTTCAGGAGCTGCGTAAGCCCGAGAACAAGCGGTTGCTGGAGTGGGCGCGGCCTCTAGCCAAACGGCATCTCAACCTGACCGCCGATGCTGATTATGCGTTTTCCGGGCTGTTCTATCAGCTGCTTCAGTTTCCGCTCTTCAGCAGGTTTCTGGAAGAAGACCAACTGACCGGCGTTGATAAAGGACGCGCGGCGCGCAACTTGGCGACGTTTTCCCAGCTGTTAGTGAAGTTCGAATATCTTCACTACATAACGGTTCTGAACCCACGCTTCTTGGACCAGAATATCCGGGATCTGTTCAACCGTTACCTCAAGTTTTTGCACGAGGGTGGGATCAATGAATACGAGGATGACAGCGAATACGCACCCAGTGGGTGCGTCTCATTCCTGACCATCCACCAGTCCAAGGGGCTCGAGTTCCCGATTGTGATCTGCGGATCGCTCGAGGCGACGCCGCGCAAGCAATGGACGGACATCGATGAGTTGCTCGAACCCTTTCTGAACAAACCACCGTTCGAACCGATGGAGCGAACCAAGTTCTTTGACTTCCGACGGCTCTACTACACGGCCTTTTCGCGGGCACAGAACCTTTTGGTACTTGCCACGGAGGTCAAAGAAGGGCGTGGCCGGTCTCCGTCGCGGTACTTTGATGACTGCTTCCACGATCTGCCCCATTGGCGGGATCCGAAGTTTGTTGTTGAAAACTTCGACTTCGAGCAGGTCAAGGATGTGAACCTCAAGAGGGAATACTCCTTCACCTCGCACATCACCCTGTTCGAGAACTGCGCCGAACAGTACCGCTTCTTCAAAGAACTCGAGTTCCAGCCGATCCGAGCGGGGGCGCAGCTCTTTGGTACGTTGGTGCACCAGACAATTGAGGATGTGCACAAGGCCGTCCTGCGGGGTGAGCCGCACTTGGTCACCGAGGATCAGATAAAAGGATGGTTCGACACGAACTACCACTACCTGTCCAAGCGCGAGCGGCAATATCTGGCTCCGCCGTCGCTGAGGGCGGCGCATGGCCATGTTGAACGATACGTGGAACGCGAGCGTAAGAATTTCGACCGGCTGAAGGAGGCCGAGGTCGACATCTCATTGGTCAAGGACAGCTACATCCTCAAGGGCAGTGTGGACCTGATCAGGGGCGAAAACGGCACGGTCGAGCTGATTGATTTCAAGTCCGAACGCAAGCCTGACATGGAGAAGGACCGCAGCCGCTTGCGCCAGTATCAGCGTCAGTTGGAGGTCTATGCGCACTTGGTTGAGGAACGGACGGGTGAGAAGGTCAGCAAGACGCATCTCTACTATACCGGCGAGCAGGACAGTAACCCGTTTATCTCATTCGAAAAGGACGGTAAGGCTATTGGCAAAACTATCGCATCATTTGATGCCGTCGTGGACCGGATTGAGGGACGCGACTATGCGATCAAGGAACGTCCCGCAAAGCTGTGTGAAAACTGCGATATGCGGGCCTATTGCGATATGAAAAACTGGAATTTTAAGGCGGGCGGTGCGTGATGGCTGACGAACAAGAAAAAATGGACTTGGGCGCAGAGGCTGTGGCGACGTCTGTGGATGGGTACAAATTCCAGCCGATCAAGGGCTATCCGATGCTCAATTGGCGCGGCAAGCGGCCCTTTACCTCGACCCAATTCTATCCGGCACAGTTGAAAGAAACCTATGGCGATGAGGTTGACGGTTGGCGCAACAAAATCTTCTGGGGCGACAACCTTCAGGTCATGAGCCACCTTCTGAAAGATTTCAGGGGCAAGGTGGACTTGGTTTATATTGACCCGCCATTTGACTCAAAGGCCGACTACAAGAAGAAAATCAAACTGCGCGGGAAAGAAGTCAAAAGTGATACCGCTTCCTTCGAGGAAAAGCAGTATACAGACATTTGGAACAACGACGAATACCTCCAGTTTATGTATGAGCGTCTGGTCGTTCTCCGTGAGCTTATGAGTGACAAAGGAACGCTCTATCTGCATTGCGACCAGCGCGTAAGTTCATACCTCCGGCTGATTTGCGATGAGATATTCGGCACGGGAAACTTCAGGTCTTGGATCTGTTGGAAATCTTCGCCTGGACACAGTGATCAGAGTTTCTTCAACGATATGCAAAACCATATCTTGATGTACACGAAAACGGACACGCCGATTTGGAACCAACTGTACGGGCCATATGATGATGAATACTTGGCTTCGCACTATCAGAAGAAAGATCCGGACGGCAGGAAATTTGAAGACGATAATCTGACGGCCTACGGGCTAAGTGGCGGCGGTTACCAGTATGAATGGAATGGGCATGACAAGCTTTGGAGGCGGCCCAAGGAATCCATGCAAAAGCTCGAGGACGCTGGCAGAATTTACTACACTAGAAATGGCGTTGCGCGGTACAAACGGTACCTTGATGAGATGCCTGGAATGGTTTTGTCTGATCTTTGGACCGACATTTCAAGACTGAATTCGCAAGCAAAAGAGAAGGAAAACTATCCAACGCAGAAACCTGAAGCGCTATTGGAACGGATCCTTGCCGCCTCTAGCGACGAAGGCAGCTTGGTTTTTGATTGTTTCATGGGCTCAGGGACAACGCAAAGTGCGGCGGCCAAGCTCAAAAGACGCTTCTTGGGGGCAGATATCAACCTTGGTTCCGTTCAAACCACAACAAAAAGGTTGATAAACATCTTGGGTGAGCCTGCCTCTCTTGGTGAAGACACGTCGGCCGGTTTCGAGGTCTACAACGTCAATAACTACGACATCTTTAGGAACCCTGTGGAAGCGAAGGCTTTACTTGTGGAAGCCCTAGAAATCCAGAAAATCGAAACCAGCTCCATATACGATGGCGAAAAAGATGGGCGCATGGTCAAGATTATGCCGGTCAACCGCATCGCAACCAAAGCAGACCTGTCCGAGCTTATCTCAGGCTTTGACTACAAGGCCTTTGATCGCCGCCAAAACGCCAACCCGAACCAGCCGGTCGAAAAAATCCTGCTTGTCTGCATGGGACACGAACCCGACCTGAAAGCGCAGCTCGAGCTCGAAGTGAAACCCCACAAAATCGATGTGGAGGTCGTGGATATCCTGCGCGACAAATCCCAGCTCGAATTCAAACGCGACTCCGAGGCGCGTCTGGCTATCAATGATGGCTATCTGGAAATCGAACGCTTCTACCCCATGAACCTGTTGCAAAAGCTCTCGCTCCAAAAGGAACAAGTCACAGATTGGCGCGAGATGGTGGAAAGCATCATGGTGGACTGGAACTATGACGGCGCGATCTTGCAGCCGGTCGAGTTGGACGTGCCCGAAAAAAACGAATTGGTCAGCGGCCGTTACAAGGTGCCCGAGGACGCAGGCACGGTGCGCGTGAAGATCACCGATCTGTTGTCGGAATCCTGGGAAGGCAGCATCGATGCCTAAAAAGACCGACGCCGCCCTTGGCGAATTCGCTTTCTTCAAGTTCCTTCTGACGTTCTACCAGCAGAACAAGAAGCGCATAAGGGTCAGCTATCGCGACTTGTCCAAGAAGTTCCTCGACTTCAACGATCCCGAAAACGCCCACGCCTACTTGCGCACGCCGCAGTTCGAGGCGCTGGAAATCTATGTGTTCTTGAAGGAGTTCTTGGACAACAAGCGCATCGAACAGATCTTCAAGGAATGGTACGAAAAAGAAGGCGTGTTTGCCGACCGCGCCGAGGGTGGTGTGGCAGCTGATACCGGTCAAATCAGCCTGTTCGAGGACGTTTCCCAGAAGCAATACGAGGACGTGTTCAAGGCCATGCGTAAAAACGCGCGGGCCTATCCGAACTACATCTTCGCGCTGACCATGGGCACCGGCAAAACCATTCTGATGGCCACGTGCATCTTCTACGAGTTTATCTTGGCCAACAAATGGAAGAAGGACCCCAAGTATTGCCACAACGCGCTGGTGTTCTCACCTGACAAGACGGTGCTTTTGTCACTGCGCGAGCTTGAAACCTTTGAATTGTCCAAGGTGGTGCCGCCTGAGTACGTGAACTTTCTGACGTCCCACATCCGGTTCCACTTTCTGGAAGAGGCGGGAACGTCGCTCGACACTCTCGACCAGTCTATGTTCAACGTCATCGTGTCTAATACGCAGAAGATCATTCTGAAGCGGAAGAACAAGGAAAAGACCGCGATTGACGATTTGTTCGGCGCAACGCCGGACACGTTCAAGGAAAGCGGGAGCGTCTATGCCGACGCCGCCGACTTATACGATTTCGACACGCCGGAAGAAGAAGGCGAGCTGACTACCAACCAGCGGTTTGAGAAGCTTACCCGCCTTGGCCAGCTTGGCATCTACGTGGACGAGGCGCACCACGCTTTCGGCAAAAAACTGGCCAAGGACATGGGCATCGGCGCGAAGGAAACCGACAATAGCTTGCGTACGACCATCGACAAGCTGGCCTCTCGCCTCGAGCGGGCCGGAACGCGCGTTGTCGCCTGTTTCAACTACACTGGGACGCCGTATATCGGCCAGACCGTGCTGCCCGAGGTCGTCTATGCCTACGGGTTGAGCGACGCGAT contains:
- a CDS encoding helix-turn-helix domain-containing protein produces the protein MDLTARTAEQIGEALRRTRKARGWTQSDISARTNLRVATISSLENGDAGAKLATVLAVMAALGLEFRLVERGGSLEIEDIF
- a CDS encoding type II toxin-antitoxin system HipA family toxin — translated: MAKRGRSGTMQVLLNGRLVGALRLAGSGAISFTYDPDWLSWEHAMPISLSLPLREEAHQGGPVIAYLENLLPDNQAIRERVAARVRAGGTDAWHMLEKIGRDCVGALQFVSGEVPEVGPLEGEPVTEAQIADMLRNLASAPLGLDEADDFRISIAGAQEKTALLRHEGTWIRPSGLTPTTHILKTQLGVLPAGIDLSDSVENEYFCMSFCRAMGMDVAVVEIADFEDVRSLVVTRFDRRWTKDGRLIRLPQEDFCQALTVPPSQKYQMDGGPGITEGIGLLTGSDDPEADQRVFFRTQVLFWLLGATDGHAKNFSIALRPGGFRMTPLYDVLSAQKAVDDGQIRQNRMRLAMAVDGHYRINEVVPRHFLQAAKAAGFGVALAEEVLSGVASELEPALDKTLADLPDGFPQPLADAIAAGIRRRAIAFHAV
- a CDS encoding ATP-dependent helicase — protein: MPVRVGLWLDLLQRHLVAESHLGARTISSSLANESQKRAIGCSDGPVLIIAGPGSGKTYTLVERVVALIEAGQATAESLLVVTFTEKAAQELTTRISNRLMSAGLSFNVNEMYIGTFHSLCLRILKDHSEFTRLKRSFNLLDQFDQQYFLYQRLREFKGIDGITDLIGEDRSGRWYQSTQLLKWLNKVTEETLDIKALEGSEQASLQALAECFATYQHLLEEANALDFSGIQFEALRLLKDHPGVLESLKSKFSHLMVDEYQDTNTIQEQILFHLAGDTKNLCVVGDDDQGLYRFRGATIRNILEYPSNFAKGECEQVSLTVNYRSDPKIIDFYNSWIADEEWSDKDAQYRYDKVIEPRPDDFADVSSVLKITQTDDNDFQDEVYEFLRHLEASGELTDWNQVAFLFRSVKNDKVLALARHLESNGIPVYSPRSNLYFEREEIRLMIGALIFLFPQFADVRQERADLEMRVWEYYDEQCFKLFVQELRKPENKRLLEWARPLAKRHLNLTADADYAFSGLFYQLLQFPLFSRFLEEDQLTGVDKGRAARNLATFSQLLVKFEYLHYITVLNPRFLDQNIRDLFNRYLKFLHEGGINEYEDDSEYAPSGCVSFLTIHQSKGLEFPIVICGSLEATPRKQWTDIDELLEPFLNKPPFEPMERTKFFDFRRLYYTAFSRAQNLLVLATEVKEGRGRSPSRYFDDCFHDLPHWRDPKFVVENFDFEQVKDVNLKREYSFTSHITLFENCAEQYRFFKELEFQPIRAGAQLFGTLVHQTIEDVHKAVLRGEPHLVTEDQIKGWFDTNYHYLSKRERQYLAPPSLRAAHGHVERYVERERKNFDRLKEAEVDISLVKDSYILKGSVDLIRGENGTVELIDFKSERKPDMEKDRSRLRQYQRQLEVYAHLVEERTGEKVSKTHLYYTGEQDSNPFISFEKDGKAIGKTIASFDAVVDRIEGRDYAIKERPAKLCENCDMRAYCDMKNWNFKAGGA
- a CDS encoding site-specific DNA-methyltransferase, with the protein product MADEQEKMDLGAEAVATSVDGYKFQPIKGYPMLNWRGKRPFTSTQFYPAQLKETYGDEVDGWRNKIFWGDNLQVMSHLLKDFRGKVDLVYIDPPFDSKADYKKKIKLRGKEVKSDTASFEEKQYTDIWNNDEYLQFMYERLVVLRELMSDKGTLYLHCDQRVSSYLRLICDEIFGTGNFRSWICWKSSPGHSDQSFFNDMQNHILMYTKTDTPIWNQLYGPYDDEYLASHYQKKDPDGRKFEDDNLTAYGLSGGGYQYEWNGHDKLWRRPKESMQKLEDAGRIYYTRNGVARYKRYLDEMPGMVLSDLWTDISRLNSQAKEKENYPTQKPEALLERILAASSDEGSLVFDCFMGSGTTQSAAAKLKRRFLGADINLGSVQTTTKRLINILGEPASLGEDTSAGFEVYNVNNYDIFRNPVEAKALLVEALEIQKIETSSIYDGEKDGRMVKIMPVNRIATKADLSELISGFDYKAFDRRQNANPNQPVEKILLVCMGHEPDLKAQLELEVKPHKIDVEVVDILRDKSQLEFKRDSEARLAINDGYLEIERFYPMNLLQKLSLQKEQVTDWREMVESIMVDWNYDGAILQPVELDVPEKNELVSGRYKVPEDAGTVRVKITDLLSESWEGSIDA